Proteins from a genomic interval of Micromonospora sp. NBC_00389:
- a CDS encoding Lsr2 family DNA-binding protein, whose amino-acid sequence MKSQNAERDRRRIIREWWTKNEKLVGQKATERGRIPATVIDAYRQHETLVSPATSRSSGVIPAATGSAPGV is encoded by the coding sequence ATGAAGTCCCAGAACGCCGAGCGGGACCGTCGACGGATCATCCGGGAGTGGTGGACGAAGAACGAGAAGCTCGTCGGCCAGAAGGCCACCGAGCGCGGACGCATCCCCGCCACCGTGATCGACGCGTACCGGCAGCACGAGACGCTGGTCAGTCCTGCCACGAGCAGGTCATCCGGCGTGATTCCAGCGGCGACGGGCTCCGCGCCTGGGGTGTGA
- a CDS encoding HNH endonuclease, producing MLRRDGHHCGYRLAPATTVDHIQPRSRGGRNTWKNTVSACYSCN from the coding sequence GTGCTCCGGCGCGACGGCCACCATTGCGGCTACCGCCTGGCCCCGGCCACGACCGTCGACCACATCCAGCCCCGCTCCCGCGGCGGGCGTAACACCTGGAAGAACACCGTCAGCGCGTGCTACTCGTGCAACTAG